A stretch of the Candidatus Binataceae bacterium genome encodes the following:
- the thyX gene encoding FAD-dependent thymidylate synthase has translation MTNTQAIMQVKLIDYAQAPLEKLYAAFRTCYSPDTPIEIWQKIETEKISREKIREFIGERLKTGHGSPLEQVVFWFAIAGVSRSLSHQFVRHRIGISFEQQSQRYVKFKEDKLAFVMPESWARAELDDDFAALLAQTSALYAKALKAGIPAEDARFILPNAAPTNFHVMVNFAEMLHICDLRLCVRAQWEIRRMVALMRAEIKRILPEIAAFLQPKCGENRMGYCDESLADWEKCPLGRVRPHKSALFEMYEKHGTRKAQALSEVEFRAVEEKELL, from the coding sequence ATGACGAATACACAAGCGATTATGCAGGTGAAGTTGATCGATTACGCGCAGGCGCCGCTGGAAAAGCTCTACGCGGCCTTTCGCACCTGCTACTCCCCCGACACCCCGATCGAGATCTGGCAGAAGATCGAGACGGAGAAAATCAGCCGCGAGAAAATTCGGGAGTTTATCGGTGAGCGGCTCAAGACCGGCCACGGCTCGCCGCTCGAACAGGTGGTTTTCTGGTTCGCGATCGCGGGCGTCTCGCGATCTTTGTCCCATCAGTTCGTACGCCATCGGATCGGCATCAGCTTCGAGCAGCAGAGCCAGCGCTACGTCAAATTCAAAGAGGACAAGCTGGCCTTCGTGATGCCGGAATCGTGGGCGCGCGCCGAACTCGACGACGACTTCGCCGCGCTGCTCGCCCAGACCTCGGCGCTCTACGCGAAGGCGCTGAAAGCCGGGATTCCAGCAGAAGATGCGCGGTTTATTCTGCCCAACGCGGCACCGACGAATTTTCACGTGATGGTGAATTTTGCCGAGATGCTGCACATCTGCGACCTGCGGCTGTGCGTCCGCGCGCAGTGGGAGATTCGCCGGATGGTCGCGTTGATGCGCGCTGAGATCAAGCGGATTCTGCCGGAGATCGCGGCTTTCCTGCAGCCCAAATGCGGCGAGAATCGCATGGGGTACTGCGACGAGTCGCTCGCGGATTGGGAGAAATGTCCGCTCGGGCGCGTGCGGCCGCATAAGTCCGCCCTGTTCGAGATGTACGAGAAACACGGCACACGCAAGGCGCAGGCGCTCAGCGAGGTTGAATTCCGCGCCGTCGAGGAAAAAGAGCTGCTCTGA
- the aroC gene encoding chorismate synthase, which produces MLRFLTAGESHGPELVAVVEGAPAGFTIDLAAINHDLARRQKGYGRGGRMAIEKDEVRVVSGIRFGRTMGSPVTFIVENRDFKNWEKRMSVDPNDRGEAKIVTRPRPGHADLAGVLKYNLEDIRDVLERASARETTARVAIGAFAKQFLTPFGVTVLGYVASIGEIEAHAPDGIDFTQLARVTEESLVRVADPTAERAIITEIDECKKTGDTLGGVVEVVASGLPVGLGSYVQWDRKLDARLGHALMSVQAVKGVEFGMGFGAARVRGSALHDEIGYDAEERRFTRHSNNSGGTEGGMSTGEPLRMRVAFKPLSTLMRPLRSADIRSKQEAPGTIERSDVCAIPAAAVIAEAVVAFELAAAFLEKFGGDSFTETARNYHSYLDQVHSY; this is translated from the coding sequence ATGCTGCGTTTCCTTACTGCCGGCGAATCTCACGGGCCCGAACTGGTCGCGGTGGTCGAAGGCGCGCCGGCTGGCTTCACGATCGATCTGGCGGCGATCAATCACGATTTGGCGCGCCGTCAAAAAGGCTACGGACGCGGCGGCAGGATGGCGATCGAAAAGGACGAAGTGCGGGTCGTCTCCGGGATCCGCTTCGGCCGCACGATGGGCAGTCCGGTAACTTTTATCGTCGAGAATCGCGATTTCAAGAACTGGGAAAAGCGCATGTCGGTCGATCCGAACGATCGCGGCGAGGCCAAGATCGTGACGCGCCCACGTCCGGGTCACGCCGACCTGGCCGGCGTGCTCAAGTACAACCTCGAGGATATCCGCGACGTGCTCGAACGGGCTTCGGCGCGCGAGACCACAGCGCGGGTGGCGATCGGCGCTTTCGCGAAGCAGTTTCTCACGCCGTTCGGCGTCACCGTGTTGGGCTATGTCGCCAGTATCGGCGAGATTGAGGCGCACGCGCCGGACGGAATCGACTTCACGCAACTCGCACGGGTTACCGAGGAATCGTTGGTGCGCGTGGCTGATCCAACTGCCGAGCGCGCGATCATCACCGAAATCGATGAGTGCAAAAAAACCGGCGATACGCTCGGCGGCGTGGTCGAAGTCGTCGCGAGCGGGCTGCCGGTGGGACTCGGCAGTTATGTCCAGTGGGATCGCAAGCTCGACGCCCGCCTCGGCCACGCCCTGATGAGCGTGCAGGCGGTGAAGGGGGTCGAGTTCGGTATGGGCTTCGGCGCGGCGCGGGTGCGCGGCTCGGCCCTGCACGATGAGATCGGCTATGACGCCGAGGAGCGGCGCTTTACCCGCCACTCAAACAACTCCGGCGGCACCGAAGGCGGCATGAGCACCGGCGAGCCGCTGCGCATGCGCGTCGCGTTCAAGCCGCTCTCGACGCTGATGCGCCCACTGCGCTCGGCGGATATCCGCAGCAAGCAGGAGGCCCCCGGCACGATCGAAAGATCGGATGTGTGTGCGATTCCGGCGGCCGCGGTGATCGCCGAGGCAGTCGTCGCGTTCGAACTCGCGGCGGCCTTCCTCGAGAAATTCGGCGGCGATTCCTTCACCGAGACCGCACGCAACTATCATAGCTATCTGGATCAGGTGCACAGCTACTGA
- a CDS encoding shikimate kinase — MAPKLILTGFMATGKSAVARALAARLGWRFVDCDAEIAARAGKSIPEIFRDSGEMQFRRLEREVIAAIADDAIRCPHCHEPRPAVVATGGGAIVDPANCERLKRAGLIVCLTARPEVIARRIGASARSRPMLTQGGKPLKDRIIELLEARREAYARAAITIDTSHLSIEQVVDEILRAMTAERPAKWRLSA, encoded by the coding sequence ATGGCGCCCAAACTCATCCTGACCGGCTTCATGGCAACCGGCAAAAGCGCCGTGGCCCGCGCACTAGCCGCGCGGCTCGGCTGGCGCTTTGTCGATTGTGACGCCGAAATCGCGGCGCGGGCGGGCAAATCGATTCCGGAGATTTTCCGCGATTCCGGCGAGATGCAGTTTCGCCGGCTCGAACGCGAAGTCATCGCCGCGATCGCGGACGACGCCATACGCTGCCCGCACTGCCACGAGCCGCGTCCGGCGGTGGTCGCGACCGGCGGCGGCGCTATTGTTGATCCGGCCAACTGCGAGCGGCTCAAGCGCGCCGGTCTGATCGTTTGTCTGACCGCACGACCCGAAGTGATCGCGCGGCGCATCGGCGCATCGGCGCGCTCGCGCCCGATGCTCACGCAGGGCGGCAAGCCGCTCAAAGATCGTATCATCGAGCTGCTCGAAGCGCGGCGCGAGGCCTATGCGCGCGCGGCGATCACGATCGACACGTCGCACTTGAGTATCGAGCAGGTGGTGGACGAGATTCTGCGCGCGATGACGGCTGAGCGCCCGGCAAAATGGCGGCTTTCCGCGTAG